In Oncorhynchus clarkii lewisi isolate Uvic-CL-2024 chromosome 2, UVic_Ocla_1.0, whole genome shotgun sequence, one DNA window encodes the following:
- the LOC139382596 gene encoding protein FAM180A-like, with translation MPGGCQVTMMPWKMVIVALFYCNIHTCATYRHNKVLYPSTVRVKRGMASMVNPTFQNSIEDVNLLFEILLAGLQFGDEHTLFSVQDEELASLRKTKKLEVICEDILPKTLSDIHRLTSDLSNHMGHLRLEDFERTVLTMVYTAQRLANATTDQQRDLWAESFVSLYRAIKLDLTAENDLTAK, from the exons ATGCCAGGTGGATGCCAGGTCACCATGATGCCCTGGAAGATGGTCATTGTTGCACTATTTTATTGCAATATCCACACATGTGCCACTTATCGGCATAACAAAG tcCTTTACCCATCAACTGTTCGAGTGAAGAGAGGAATGGCATCAATGGTGAACCCCACTTTTCAGAACTCCATAGAGGATGTCAATTTACTATTTGAG ATCCTGCTGGCTGGCCTGCAGTTTGGAGACGAGCACACTCTGTTCTCCGTGCAGGACGAGGAGTTGGCCTCCCTGCGGAAGACCAAAAAGCTGGAAGTCATCTGCGAGGACATCCTGCCCAAAACACTCTCTGATATCCATcgcctgacctctgacctttccaATCACATGGGCCACCTGCGCCTGGAGGACTTTGAGCGCACTGTGCTGACCATGGTGTACACCGCCCAGCGGCTGGCCAACGCTACCACAGACCAGCAAAGAGACTTGTGGGCAGAGTCCTTTGTCAGTTTGTACAGAGCTATCAAGCTGGACCTGACAGCTGAGAACGACCTCACAGCTAAATGA